In Canis lupus dingo isolate Sandy chromosome 25, ASM325472v2, whole genome shotgun sequence, one genomic interval encodes:
- the LOC112669446 gene encoding LOW QUALITY PROTEIN: malate dehydrogenase, mitochondrial-like (The sequence of the model RefSeq protein was modified relative to this genomic sequence to represent the inferred CDS: inserted 2 bases in 1 codon), whose translation MSHIETRATVKGHLGPEQLPDGLKDCDAVVTPAGVPRKPGVTRDDLLSTGASVXGHPDCACAQHCPEARICVISNPVNSTIPMATEVFKKHGAYDPNKIFGVTTLDIVRANTFIAELKGLDPARVNVPVTGGHAGKTIVPLMSQRTPKVDLPQDPLTAVAGRIQEAGSEVVKAKAAAGSATLSMAYAGARFVFSFVDAMNGKEGVGECSFVKSREADCAYFSTPLLLGKKGIEKNLGIGKISPFEEMIAEAIAELKASIEKGEEFVKNMK comes from the exons ATGAGCCACATCGAGACCAGAGCAACCGTGAAAGGCCACCTCGGACCCGAGCAGCTGCCGGATGGCCTCAAAGACTGCGATGCGGTGGTGACTCCAGCCGGAGTCCCAAGAAAACCAGGCGTGACACGGGATGACCTGCTCAGCACCGGTGCCTCAGT TGGCCACCCGGACTGCGCCTGCGCCCAGCATTGCCCCGAGGCCAGGATCTGCGTCATTTCAAATCCGGTCAACTCCACCATCCCAATGGCAACGGAGGTTTTCAAGAAACACGGAGCTTACGACCCCAATAAAATCTTCGGGGTGACGACCCTGGACATTGTCAGGGCCAACACTTTCATTGCAGAACTAAAGGGTTTGGATCCCGCGCGAGTCAATGTTCCTGTCACTGGCGGTCATGCCGGGAAGACCATCGTCCCCCTGATGTCTCAGCGCACCCCCAAGGTGGACCTTCCCCAGGACCCGCTGACAGCCGTCGCCGGGCGGATCCAGGAGGCCGGCTCGGAGGTGGTGAAGGCCAAAGCTGCAGCAGGCTCCGCCACCCTGTCCATGGCATACGCTGGAGCTCGGTTTGTCTTCTCCTTTGTGGATGCAatgaatgggaaggaaggagttGGCGAATGTTCCTTTGTTAAATCCCGGGAAGCAGACTGTGCCTATTTCTCCACACCATTACTGCTGGGGAAAAAGGGCATCGAGAAGAATCTAGGCATTGGCAAGATCTCCCCTTTTGAAGAGATGATAGCAGAAGCCATCGCCGAGCTGAAGGCCTCCATCGAAAAGGGAGAGGAGTTCGTGAAGAACATGAAATGA